One region of Microbacterium rhizosphaerae genomic DNA includes:
- a CDS encoding adenosine deaminase, whose amino-acid sequence MPIDQNGDALVDGVSLRGLPKVSLHDHLDGALRPQTILELADEAGVEVPESDAGALADWFAARSDSGSLVEYLKTFDLTTAVMQTAESLTRVAREFVEDLATDGVIYGEVRWAPEQHLAGGLSLVEAVEAVQQGIEEGEDAAESRGQDIRVGQLVSAMRHADRSLEIAELAVAFRGRGAVGFDIAGPEDGFPPSRHRPAFEYLASEFFPVTIHAGEAAGLDSIRSALIDGRALRLGHGVRIAEDLEVVSRAGDEVLVQFGDLARWVRDREIPLELSPSSNLQTGAIERWGSELADHPFDLLYQLGFSVTVNVDNRTMSRTSLTRELALLVETFDYDLDDLEVFQLNAAAGAFLPVEEREELIDLITDGFDV is encoded by the coding sequence ATGCCCATCGATCAGAACGGCGACGCGCTCGTCGACGGCGTCTCGCTGCGCGGCCTGCCCAAGGTCTCGCTGCACGACCACCTCGACGGCGCGCTGCGGCCGCAGACGATCCTCGAGCTCGCCGACGAGGCGGGGGTCGAGGTGCCCGAGTCCGACGCGGGTGCCCTGGCCGACTGGTTCGCTGCGCGCAGCGACTCCGGCTCGCTCGTCGAGTACCTCAAGACCTTCGACCTGACCACGGCCGTCATGCAGACCGCGGAATCGCTGACCCGCGTCGCACGCGAGTTCGTCGAGGACCTCGCGACCGACGGGGTGATCTACGGCGAGGTGCGCTGGGCTCCCGAGCAGCACCTGGCCGGAGGGCTCAGCCTCGTGGAGGCCGTGGAAGCCGTGCAGCAGGGCATCGAGGAGGGGGAGGATGCCGCGGAGTCCCGTGGCCAGGACATCCGGGTGGGCCAACTCGTCTCCGCGATGCGGCACGCCGACCGCTCCCTCGAGATCGCCGAGCTGGCGGTGGCATTCCGCGGACGCGGCGCGGTCGGCTTCGACATCGCCGGCCCGGAGGACGGCTTCCCGCCGTCGCGGCACCGCCCGGCGTTCGAGTACCTCGCTTCGGAGTTCTTCCCGGTGACCATCCACGCCGGAGAGGCGGCCGGTCTGGACTCGATCCGCTCAGCCCTCATCGACGGCCGCGCCCTGCGCCTCGGCCACGGCGTGCGGATCGCGGAGGACCTCGAGGTCGTCTCGCGCGCCGGCGACGAGGTCCTCGTGCAGTTCGGCGACCTGGCGCGCTGGGTGCGCGACCGCGAGATCCCGCTCGAGCTGTCGCCGTCGTCGAACCTGCAGACCGGCGCCATCGAGCGCTGGGGGAGCGAGCTCGCCGATCACCCGTTCGACCTCCTCTACCAGCTCGGCTTCTCGGTGACCGTGAACGTGGACAACCGCACGATGAGCCGCACGTCGCTGACGCGCGAGCTCGCGCTGCTGGTCGAGACGTTCGACTACGACCTCGACGACCTCGAGGTCTTCCAGCTGAACGCCGCCGCCGGAGCCTTCCTCCCGGTGGAGGAGCGCGAGGAGCTGATCGACCTGATCACCGACGGATTCGACGTCTGA
- a CDS encoding endonuclease domain-containing protein — MSSTDIRATAKAVLSATFLTPHRVREMGLTRHRLAAQVAVGALWRVRKGRYVTPDTHPSLVEAARYGGRLDCVSLLAALGVFVRERPGSHFQFTPGTTRLPVRPPEVIAHWRFVEAGDDALTADLLGALVQACRCQSPRDAIATLDSAWHHGLIDEADVAEILRRLPRRFRPRRALLDARSESGAETLMRLILVELGCRVDVQVELPGVGRVDLIVDGWLIVECDSRAFHEGWTAQVRDRRRDLAAAALGYATIRPLAEDVYYRCEEIVSTMKEILSWGPGRLQDSTDPVPLGRAR, encoded by the coding sequence ATGTCGAGCACTGACATCCGCGCGACGGCGAAGGCCGTCCTGTCTGCGACGTTCCTCACCCCGCACCGTGTGAGGGAGATGGGGCTCACCCGTCATCGCCTGGCTGCTCAGGTCGCCGTGGGAGCCCTCTGGCGCGTGCGGAAAGGTCGCTATGTCACGCCGGACACGCACCCGTCCCTCGTCGAGGCGGCGCGCTACGGCGGCCGTCTCGACTGCGTCTCGCTCCTGGCGGCGCTCGGCGTGTTCGTCCGTGAGAGGCCGGGGTCGCATTTCCAGTTCACGCCGGGTACGACCCGCCTGCCCGTGCGACCGCCCGAGGTCATCGCCCATTGGCGGTTCGTGGAGGCCGGCGACGACGCTCTCACCGCAGATCTCCTCGGAGCGCTCGTTCAGGCGTGCAGATGCCAGTCGCCGCGTGACGCGATCGCCACGCTCGACAGCGCGTGGCACCACGGCCTCATCGACGAGGCGGATGTCGCGGAGATCCTACGGCGCCTCCCGCGACGATTCCGTCCACGTCGGGCCCTCCTGGATGCCCGCAGCGAATCGGGCGCCGAGACGCTCATGCGACTGATCCTGGTGGAGCTCGGGTGCCGCGTCGACGTACAGGTCGAGTTGCCCGGGGTGGGCCGCGTCGACCTCATTGTGGACGGCTGGCTCATCGTCGAATGCGACAGCCGGGCATTCCATGAGGGATGGACGGCGCAGGTCCGCGACCGCAGGCGAGACCTGGCGGCAGCAGCACTCGGATACGCGACGATCCGGCCGCTTGCCGAGGACGTCTACTACCGGTGCGAGGAGATCGTGAGCACGATGAAGGAGATCCTCTCGTGGGGCCCAGGCCGTCTGCAGGACTCCACGGATCCCGTCCCTCTCGGGCGCGCACGCTGA
- a CDS encoding TSUP family transporter, whose translation MTLVLAGIAVFIAAVIQRITGLGFVLVLVGPIVLLYGPVEGVTIAVLLAFVASLSAVPLVWRHVDGRRTWWLIWPGLLAAPLGALFVRVLPDAALLLLIAAMAYFALVAGRIRALSGSLTGRTGAVVAGAAGGFMNVASGLSGPPLAAYAVGDRWPQRSFAASAQVIFVVFDVASVALRGLPAAPAQDVWMLVAVTVAGIAIGSILARNVSPRIARIAMLALAWAGATVVLIRGVLALFA comes from the coding sequence GTGACCCTCGTCCTCGCCGGAATCGCCGTGTTCATCGCGGCCGTCATCCAGCGGATCACGGGACTCGGGTTCGTCCTGGTGCTCGTCGGACCGATCGTGCTGCTGTACGGGCCTGTCGAGGGCGTCACGATCGCCGTGCTCCTCGCCTTCGTGGCGTCGCTCAGCGCCGTGCCGCTGGTGTGGCGCCATGTCGATGGGCGGCGGACGTGGTGGCTCATCTGGCCGGGCCTCCTCGCGGCCCCGCTCGGCGCCCTCTTCGTGCGGGTGCTGCCGGATGCCGCGCTCCTCCTGCTCATCGCCGCGATGGCGTACTTCGCCCTGGTCGCGGGACGCATCCGGGCCCTCTCCGGTTCGCTGACCGGACGCACCGGAGCGGTCGTCGCGGGAGCCGCGGGTGGCTTCATGAACGTCGCCAGCGGCCTGTCCGGACCGCCGCTCGCCGCCTACGCGGTCGGCGACCGCTGGCCTCAGCGCAGCTTCGCCGCGAGCGCGCAGGTCATCTTCGTCGTGTTCGACGTCGCCTCGGTCGCCCTCCGCGGCCTGCCCGCCGCACCCGCTCAGGACGTGTGGATGCTCGTCGCCGTCACGGTCGCCGGCATCGCGATCGGGTCGATCCTCGCCCGGAACGTCTCGCCGCGGATCGCCCGCATCGCGATGCTCGCGCTCGCCTGGGCCGGGGCCACGGTCGTGCTCATCCGCGGCGTCCTGGCACTGTTCGCCTGA
- a CDS encoding glycoside hydrolase family 2 TIM barrel-domain containing protein encodes MTAPDVVPQGTCAPRARFETDARILSLDGEWAVRWSDSPATAPDDLADPDLDIAAWDRIPVPSSWPLHGHGAPLYANKRFPFPVEPPHVPDDNPVADHAVRFDWTPGGRTLLRLDGVDAAGTVLVNGILVGTTRGSRLVHEFDITDAVRPGSNLLVIRVAQWAPTSYLEDQDMWWLPGVFRSVAVLDRPAGGIRDVRVEADWTEGHGTLRVEVDAEDGEARSVRIRVPELGLDLAPGETATAVAEPWSAESPRLYDLEIASAVETARLRIGFRTVRIDGVRLMVNDRPLLLRGVNRHEHDPDLGRVVPREVVEHELRLMKQHNINAIRTSHYPPHPDVPALADELGFWVILECDFETHGFEYVDWHGNPTDDPAYETALRDRMARTVERDRNHPSIIMWSLGNESYAGCNIAAMADEARRRDASRPLHYEGDRSSAHVDVYSRMYAHPEEVAVIGRGEEEPLGDAALDAHRRGMPFILCEYAHAMGNGPGGLREYQELFESSDRAAGGFIWEWLEHGIRRHTADGREFSAYGGDFGEHVHDGNFVADGLVDADRRPRPGLADVAKVFAPVRLTIGESAVTVENRHDVVDLSHLRGVWSLDSARGTFDLPGIGPGESATVPLPPGAQGPGVLTVAAVLADDTNWASAGHEVAWAQRGAPVAPAASSASAVPERGGRGIHLGPARIDAVTGRLSLGGLDLAGPELVLWRAPTDNDLGAAHAAPSSGHDLDPPEAADWDAAELPRLMTRVLGVDVEPDAVVVRTRVAPAVFGWGALVALRYESDGDAIGLHVRVDPDGTWPCTWARVGLRIHLPFTPSVRWTGLGPDQAYPDTGLGQRLGAWEATLEQLRTDYVRPQESGSRAQVTELEMTDVAGSGLRITGDGFAFTANPWTAAELAAAAHPTDLPTPRDGCWLTIDFAQHGVGTGACGPGVLPPYRLEPRSVEGRVALRLLP; translated from the coding sequence ATGACGGCTCCCGACGTCGTGCCGCAGGGCACGTGCGCGCCTCGGGCGCGATTCGAGACGGATGCGCGCATCCTGAGCCTCGACGGCGAGTGGGCCGTGCGGTGGTCGGACTCCCCTGCCACGGCCCCCGACGACCTCGCGGACCCCGACCTCGATATCGCCGCGTGGGATCGCATCCCGGTGCCCTCGAGCTGGCCGCTGCACGGGCACGGCGCTCCGCTCTACGCCAACAAGCGCTTCCCGTTCCCGGTCGAGCCGCCGCACGTGCCGGACGACAACCCGGTGGCCGATCACGCGGTGCGCTTCGACTGGACCCCCGGCGGCCGCACCCTCCTCCGGCTGGACGGCGTCGATGCCGCCGGGACGGTCCTGGTCAACGGCATCCTCGTCGGCACGACCCGCGGCAGCCGCCTGGTCCACGAGTTCGACATCACGGATGCGGTCCGCCCCGGGTCGAATCTGCTCGTCATCCGCGTCGCGCAGTGGGCGCCCACGAGCTACCTCGAAGACCAGGACATGTGGTGGCTCCCCGGCGTCTTCCGCTCCGTCGCCGTGCTCGACCGGCCGGCCGGCGGCATCCGCGACGTGCGCGTCGAGGCCGATTGGACGGAGGGCCACGGGACGCTCCGGGTGGAGGTGGATGCCGAGGACGGCGAGGCGCGCTCCGTCCGCATCCGAGTGCCCGAGCTCGGCCTCGACCTCGCCCCCGGAGAGACCGCGACCGCCGTCGCAGAGCCGTGGTCGGCCGAGTCACCGCGGCTGTACGACCTCGAGATCGCGTCGGCGGTGGAGACCGCGCGCCTGCGCATCGGCTTCCGGACGGTCCGGATCGACGGCGTCCGTCTGATGGTGAACGACCGGCCCCTGCTGCTGCGCGGCGTCAACCGGCACGAGCACGATCCCGACCTCGGTCGCGTCGTGCCGCGCGAGGTCGTGGAGCACGAGCTGCGGCTCATGAAGCAGCACAACATCAACGCCATCCGCACGTCGCACTACCCGCCACATCCCGACGTCCCGGCGCTCGCCGACGAGCTCGGGTTCTGGGTCATCCTCGAGTGCGACTTCGAGACGCACGGCTTCGAGTACGTCGACTGGCACGGCAACCCCACAGACGATCCGGCCTACGAGACGGCTCTGCGCGACCGCATGGCGCGCACGGTCGAGCGCGACCGGAACCATCCCAGCATCATCATGTGGTCGCTCGGCAACGAGTCGTACGCGGGGTGCAACATCGCGGCGATGGCCGATGAGGCGCGCCGACGGGATGCCTCGCGTCCGCTGCACTACGAGGGCGATCGGTCGTCGGCGCACGTGGACGTGTACTCCCGCATGTACGCGCACCCCGAGGAGGTCGCCGTCATCGGCCGTGGCGAGGAGGAGCCCCTGGGCGACGCGGCGCTGGATGCGCACCGCCGCGGCATGCCGTTCATCCTCTGCGAGTACGCGCACGCGATGGGCAACGGACCGGGCGGCCTCCGCGAATACCAGGAACTCTTCGAGTCGAGCGACCGAGCGGCCGGCGGCTTCATCTGGGAGTGGCTCGAGCACGGCATCCGCCGGCACACCGCAGACGGGCGCGAGTTCTCCGCGTACGGCGGCGACTTCGGCGAGCATGTGCACGACGGCAACTTCGTCGCGGACGGCCTGGTGGATGCGGACCGCCGCCCGCGGCCCGGCCTCGCCGACGTCGCGAAGGTCTTCGCACCCGTCCGCCTCACGATCGGCGAGAGTGCCGTCACCGTCGAGAACCGCCACGACGTCGTCGACCTCTCGCATCTGCGAGGCGTGTGGTCGCTCGACAGCGCACGCGGCACGTTCGACCTGCCCGGCATCGGGCCCGGCGAGTCGGCGACGGTGCCACTGCCGCCGGGGGCACAGGGGCCCGGGGTGCTCACGGTCGCGGCCGTGCTGGCGGACGACACGAACTGGGCCTCCGCGGGGCACGAGGTCGCGTGGGCGCAGCGCGGTGCCCCCGTCGCCCCTGCGGCCTCGAGCGCTTCCGCCGTGCCGGAGCGCGGCGGGCGCGGCATCCATCTCGGCCCCGCGAGGATCGACGCGGTGACCGGCCGTCTCTCCCTCGGCGGACTCGACCTGGCCGGCCCCGAGCTCGTCCTGTGGCGCGCGCCGACGGACAACGACCTCGGCGCCGCGCACGCCGCGCCGTCCAGCGGCCACGACCTCGACCCGCCGGAGGCGGCGGACTGGGACGCTGCGGAACTCCCGCGCCTCATGACCCGCGTGCTCGGTGTGGATGTGGAGCCCGACGCCGTGGTCGTCCGCACGCGCGTCGCCCCCGCCGTCTTCGGGTGGGGTGCGCTCGTCGCGCTCCGCTACGAGTCGGACGGGGATGCGATCGGCCTGCACGTGCGCGTCGATCCGGACGGCACGTGGCCGTGCACATGGGCGCGCGTCGGACTGCGCATCCACCTGCCGTTCACGCCGTCTGTCCGGTGGACGGGCCTCGGCCCCGACCAGGCCTACCCCGACACGGGCCTCGGCCAGCGCCTCGGCGCGTGGGAGGCGACCCTCGAGCAGTTGCGCACCGACTATGTGCGGCCGCAGGAGAGCGGATCGCGCGCGCAGGTCACGGAGCTGGAGATGACGGATGTCGCCGGCTCCGGCCTGCGCATCACCGGCGACGGCTTCGCCTTCACGGCCAATCCGTGGACGGCTGCCGAGCTCGCCGCGGCCGCGCATCCGACCGATCTGCCGACGCCGCGCGACGGCTGCTGGCTGACGATCGACTTCGCGCAGCACGGCGTGGGCACCGGCGCGTGCGGGCCGGGCGTCCTGCCGCCCTATCGGCTCGAACCGAGGTCGGTCGAGGGCCGGGTCGCCCTGCGGCTGCTGCCCTGA
- a CDS encoding alpha-galactosidase — MPARQVYLEGGGTGILLDVSDGDVVVVHWGSALPAPLPDASLLLPAVPHSMFDVPVRASLVPQASRGWRGRPGIRGARDDGGSYSPLLVVEAVDADTRRAVVRLSGDGLALAITLAIDEQGILQADAELTNTGDGVYRLDALEIALPVPDRATEILDYAGRWAKEKQEQRHGVRFGTWTREARHGRTGHDATGLLAVGTTGFGYGRGEVWGIHLGWSGDHEHRVERIGSGTTVVAAGELLHAGEIVLTAGESHRTPTLYAAHSTAGLDGVSARFHRHLRARPGHPHSPRPVVLNTWEAVYFRHDLDELSALAETAAELGVERFVLDDGWFLGRRRDTRGLGDWVVDPEVWPEGLGPLIERVEAHGMRFGLWVEPEMVNEDSDVVRQHPDWISGPAGRRSPEWRSQQVLDLVNPEAFAYVLARLDDLLTEYPGIAFLKWDQNRDQTELGSRGRSSTRAQTLAAYRLFDELRAGHPDVEIESCSSGGARVDLGILQRTDRVWASDTNDALERQFIQRGTHVLLPPELVGSHVGPPTAHTTGRTHDLSFRAITALIGHFGIEWDVRTASDADRAALAAAIAFYREHRALLHSGRLVHADDLDASVGVTGVVADDGSSAVFVWAVLAATPAEVPPPMTFPGLDRERVYRVRVGLAVDAHSAQDRRHPSWFPGPVELTGAALADIGLPMPALRPEHAIVFEVTALS, encoded by the coding sequence ATGCCCGCACGACAGGTGTATCTGGAGGGCGGGGGCACGGGCATCCTGCTCGATGTCAGCGACGGCGATGTCGTCGTCGTCCATTGGGGATCGGCGCTGCCCGCACCCCTCCCGGACGCGAGCCTCCTGCTGCCCGCCGTGCCGCACTCGATGTTCGACGTCCCCGTGCGTGCGTCGCTCGTGCCCCAGGCATCGCGCGGCTGGCGCGGGCGCCCCGGCATCCGCGGAGCCCGCGACGACGGCGGCTCGTACTCGCCCCTCCTCGTCGTCGAAGCGGTGGATGCCGACACCCGCCGCGCGGTCGTCCGGCTGTCCGGCGACGGGCTCGCCCTGGCGATCACGCTCGCCATCGACGAGCAGGGCATCCTTCAGGCCGACGCGGAGCTGACCAACACCGGGGACGGCGTCTATCGCCTGGACGCGCTCGAAATCGCCCTGCCGGTGCCCGATCGCGCCACCGAGATCCTCGACTACGCCGGACGCTGGGCAAAGGAGAAGCAGGAGCAGCGGCACGGCGTGCGCTTCGGGACGTGGACGCGCGAAGCGCGGCACGGCCGCACCGGCCACGACGCGACGGGTCTCCTGGCCGTCGGCACGACCGGCTTCGGCTACGGTCGCGGCGAGGTGTGGGGCATCCACCTCGGCTGGAGCGGAGACCACGAGCACCGCGTCGAGCGGATCGGCTCCGGCACGACGGTCGTCGCGGCCGGGGAGCTGCTGCACGCCGGCGAGATCGTGCTGACCGCGGGCGAGAGCCACCGCACCCCGACGCTGTACGCGGCCCACTCCACCGCGGGGCTCGACGGCGTCAGCGCGCGCTTCCACCGCCACCTGCGCGCGCGGCCCGGTCACCCGCACAGCCCGCGGCCGGTGGTGCTGAACACGTGGGAGGCCGTGTACTTCCGCCACGACCTCGATGAGCTGTCCGCGCTCGCCGAGACGGCGGCCGAACTCGGCGTCGAGCGGTTCGTGCTCGACGACGGCTGGTTCCTCGGGCGGCGGCGCGACACGCGCGGTCTCGGCGACTGGGTCGTCGACCCGGAGGTGTGGCCCGAGGGGCTCGGACCGCTCATCGAGCGGGTCGAGGCGCACGGCATGCGCTTCGGTCTGTGGGTCGAGCCGGAGATGGTCAACGAGGACTCGGACGTGGTGCGGCAGCATCCCGACTGGATCTCGGGGCCCGCCGGACGGCGATCCCCGGAGTGGCGCTCGCAGCAGGTGCTCGACCTCGTGAACCCCGAGGCGTTCGCGTACGTCCTCGCGCGTCTCGACGACCTCCTGACGGAGTACCCGGGCATCGCGTTCCTCAAGTGGGACCAGAACCGCGACCAGACCGAGCTCGGGTCCAGAGGGCGATCGAGCACCCGCGCTCAGACGCTCGCCGCGTACCGGCTCTTCGACGAGCTGCGGGCGGGCCACCCCGACGTCGAGATCGAGTCGTGCTCGTCCGGCGGCGCGCGGGTCGACCTCGGCATCCTCCAGCGCACCGACCGCGTCTGGGCCTCCGACACGAACGACGCCCTGGAGCGGCAGTTCATCCAGCGCGGCACGCACGTCCTGCTGCCGCCGGAGCTCGTCGGCTCGCACGTCGGGCCGCCGACCGCGCACACCACGGGCCGCACGCACGACCTGTCGTTCCGCGCGATCACGGCCCTCATCGGGCATTTCGGCATCGAGTGGGACGTGCGCACGGCGTCCGACGCCGATCGCGCCGCACTGGCGGCGGCGATCGCGTTCTACCGGGAGCACCGCGCGCTCCTGCACTCCGGGCGCCTCGTGCACGCCGATGACCTCGACGCGTCGGTCGGCGTCACCGGCGTCGTCGCCGACGACGGGTCGAGCGCCGTCTTCGTCTGGGCGGTCCTGGCGGCGACGCCCGCGGAGGTGCCGCCGCCCATGACGTTCCCCGGTCTCGACCGCGAGCGCGTCTACCGCGTGCGGGTCGGGCTGGCAGTGGATGCGCACAGTGCGCAGGACCGGCGGCATCCGAGCTGGTTCCCCGGTCCCGTGGAGCTGACCGGCGCAGCGCTCGCCGACATCGGACTCCCGATGCCCGCACTGCGACCCGAGCACGCGATCGTCTTCGAGGTGACGGCGCTCTCATGA
- a CDS encoding carbohydrate ABC transporter permease, which produces MTAASDALTTSAIVTGQDKREAAGRHGPRPARLWTYIFLIVMALIWLLPLAWSLFTSLRPYADTAKYGYFSFGGTFNVQNYIDAWNQGGFSTYFMNSVIYVVPTVILTLFLASMMAYAVSRYSWTFSLTLLIMFTAGNLLPPQVLATPLFEAFRLLKLPYWMSDSGTLLNTYISVIAVNTAFQIGFCTFVLANFMKALPTELSEAAKVDGAGVWRHYWSIVLPLSRPALAALATLEVIFIYNDFFWPLLFIQSGNRLPVTTAINNLKGEWLTNYNLLAAGAMITVIPTLVIYLLLQRHFIAGLTLGASKG; this is translated from the coding sequence ATGACCGCGGCTTCGGACGCCCTGACGACCAGCGCCATCGTCACCGGGCAGGACAAGCGCGAGGCCGCCGGGCGGCACGGACCGCGCCCTGCGCGCTTGTGGACGTACATCTTCCTCATCGTCATGGCGCTCATCTGGCTGCTGCCCCTCGCGTGGAGCCTCTTCACCTCGCTGCGGCCTTATGCCGATACGGCGAAGTACGGGTACTTCTCCTTCGGTGGCACGTTCAACGTGCAGAACTACATCGACGCCTGGAACCAGGGCGGGTTCTCGACGTACTTCATGAACTCGGTCATCTACGTGGTGCCGACCGTCATCCTGACGCTCTTCCTGGCATCGATGATGGCGTACGCGGTCAGCCGCTACTCGTGGACGTTCAGCCTGACCCTGCTCATCATGTTCACGGCCGGGAACCTCCTGCCCCCGCAGGTACTGGCGACGCCGCTGTTCGAGGCGTTCCGCCTGCTGAAGCTCCCTTACTGGATGAGCGATTCCGGCACCCTGCTGAACACCTACATCAGCGTGATCGCGGTGAACACGGCGTTCCAGATCGGCTTCTGCACCTTCGTGCTCGCCAACTTCATGAAGGCGCTGCCGACCGAGCTGTCCGAGGCGGCGAAGGTCGACGGGGCCGGCGTCTGGCGGCACTACTGGTCGATCGTGCTGCCGCTCAGCCGGCCCGCGCTCGCGGCTCTGGCCACCCTCGAGGTCATCTTCATCTACAACGACTTCTTCTGGCCGCTGCTGTTCATCCAGAGCGGCAACCGGCTGCCGGTCACCACCGCCATCAACAACCTCAAGGGCGAGTGGCTGACGAACTACAACCTGCTGGCGGCGGGCGCCATGATCACGGTCATCCCGACCCTGGTCATCTACCTGCTGCTGCAGCGGCATTTCATCGCCGGTCTGACGCTCGGAGCAAGCAAGGGATGA
- a CDS encoding carbohydrate ABC transporter permease — translation MTAIRTDTVAAERVPEVHEPPARRHRLRQLSGGDKVVLAIMIAIPTLIQALLIWIPTVASVFLSFTKWNGLSITNLRFAGLDNYLYILKDYPPFWPAVLHNVIWLVFLAVIATPLGLLLAVLLDRPLRGTRIYQSFFFVPVMLSLALIGVIWQLFYSQDNGLLNNLLGTSGTSHAVDWFGDSRVNLWAALIAATWRHAGYIMILYLAGLKGVDPSLREAAALDGANGAQTFFRVVFPVMRPTNIIVVVITIIEALRAFDIVWIINGGTNGLELLSALVVRNLVGEGQVIGIGSALAVVLLVISLVPIVFYLVRTFGKEAAE, via the coding sequence TTGACCGCGATTCGCACGGACACCGTCGCCGCGGAGCGCGTGCCGGAGGTTCACGAGCCTCCGGCACGGCGCCACCGCCTGCGTCAGCTCTCCGGGGGCGACAAGGTCGTCCTGGCGATCATGATCGCCATCCCGACCCTCATCCAGGCGCTCCTCATCTGGATCCCGACGGTCGCCTCGGTGTTCCTCTCGTTCACGAAGTGGAACGGCCTGTCCATCACGAACCTGCGCTTCGCGGGGCTGGACAACTACCTCTACATCCTCAAGGACTACCCGCCGTTCTGGCCGGCGGTGCTGCACAACGTGATCTGGCTGGTCTTCCTGGCGGTCATCGCGACGCCCCTCGGGCTGCTGCTCGCGGTGCTCCTCGACCGGCCCCTGCGTGGCACCCGCATCTACCAGTCGTTCTTCTTCGTGCCCGTCATGCTCTCCCTCGCCCTCATCGGCGTGATCTGGCAGCTGTTCTACTCGCAGGACAACGGTCTGCTGAACAACCTGCTCGGCACCTCCGGCACGTCGCACGCCGTGGACTGGTTCGGCGACTCCCGTGTGAACCTGTGGGCAGCCCTCATCGCCGCGACCTGGCGGCACGCGGGCTACATCATGATCCTGTATCTCGCGGGGCTGAAGGGCGTCGACCCCTCGCTGCGCGAGGCTGCCGCCCTCGACGGCGCGAACGGCGCCCAGACGTTCTTCCGTGTCGTGTTCCCCGTCATGCGGCCCACGAACATCATCGTCGTCGTGATCACGATCATCGAGGCCCTGCGAGCCTTCGACATCGTGTGGATCATCAACGGCGGCACCAACGGACTCGAGCTCCTCTCCGCCCTGGTGGTGCGCAACCTCGTGGGTGAGGGCCAGGTCATCGGCATCGGGTCGGCGCTCGCCGTCGTGCTGCTCGTGATCTCGCTCGTGCCGATCGTCTTCTACCTCGTCCGCACCTTCGGGAAGGAGGCCGCCGAATGA
- a CDS encoding ABC transporter substrate-binding protein, producing MPQSLSHVTLNRRQLFAGAGAGALALTLASCTGGSAPSSSGTGSLTFGSNASDPVPKKAYADFVAAFEKKSGDKVTVNTSDHNSFQEKINNYLQGSPDDAFTWFAGYRMRYFAKNDLLGDVSDVWKKVGGNYSDAMKTASTGDDGKQYFVPNYNYPWGYFYRKSLWQEKGYAVPTKWDDLVTLAKKMQADGIIPIQFADKDGWPAMGTFDYINMRLNGYQFHLDLCAHKESWDQDKVKKVFDTWNEIRPYQDPAALGLTWQDAAQKVGNKQAGMYLLGSFVMQQFTDPAVAADIGFFEFPEIAMEGQTALEAPIDGLCLSKKGADSQAAKDMLAFMGTGAGQLAYWKADPSNIMTAKDADTSSYSDFTKMLGQVIAKAGHISQFFDRDALPAMASNVMIPALQNFTKSGTIDLANMESQAKQLYSQQ from the coding sequence ATGCCTCAATCCTTGTCTCACGTCACGCTCAACCGACGTCAGCTGTTCGCCGGCGCCGGCGCCGGCGCGCTGGCCCTCACGCTCGCCTCCTGCACGGGCGGGTCGGCCCCCAGCTCCTCGGGCACCGGGTCGCTCACGTTCGGCTCGAACGCCTCGGACCCCGTGCCCAAGAAGGCGTATGCCGACTTCGTCGCGGCCTTCGAGAAGAAGTCCGGCGACAAGGTCACCGTCAACACGAGCGACCACAACTCGTTCCAGGAGAAGATCAACAACTACCTGCAGGGCAGCCCGGACGACGCCTTCACCTGGTTCGCCGGCTACCGCATGCGGTACTTCGCCAAGAACGACCTGCTGGGCGACGTCTCCGATGTCTGGAAGAAGGTCGGCGGCAACTACAGCGACGCCATGAAGACCGCCTCCACAGGCGACGACGGCAAGCAGTACTTCGTGCCGAACTACAACTACCCGTGGGGCTACTTCTACCGCAAGTCGCTGTGGCAGGAGAAGGGCTACGCGGTGCCCACGAAGTGGGACGACCTGGTCACGCTCGCCAAGAAGATGCAGGCCGACGGGATCATCCCCATCCAGTTCGCCGACAAGGACGGCTGGCCGGCCATGGGCACGTTCGACTACATCAACATGCGCCTGAACGGTTACCAGTTCCACCTCGACCTCTGCGCGCACAAGGAATCCTGGGACCAGGACAAGGTCAAGAAGGTCTTCGACACCTGGAACGAGATCCGGCCCTACCAGGACCCGGCGGCCCTCGGCCTCACCTGGCAGGACGCCGCCCAGAAGGTCGGGAACAAGCAGGCCGGCATGTACCTGCTCGGCTCGTTCGTGATGCAGCAGTTCACCGACCCGGCCGTGGCGGCCGACATCGGCTTCTTCGAGTTCCCCGAGATCGCCATGGAGGGCCAGACGGCGCTCGAGGCGCCCATCGACGGCCTATGCCTGTCCAAGAAGGGCGCCGACTCGCAGGCGGCGAAGGACATGCTCGCCTTCATGGGCACCGGTGCCGGCCAGCTCGCGTACTGGAAGGCCGACCCCTCGAACATCATGACCGCGAAGGATGCCGACACCTCGTCGTACAGCGACTTCACGAAGATGCTCGGACAGGTCATCGCGAAGGCAGGCCACATCAGCCAGTTCTTCGACCGCGACGCGCTGCCGGCCATGGCCAGCAACGTGATGATCCCTGCGCTCCAGAACTTCACGAAGTCCGGGACGATCGATCTGGCGAACATGGAGTCGCAGGCGAAGCAGCTCTATTCGCAGCAGTGA